The Chromatiales bacterium 21-64-14 DNA segment CATCAACTGCGTAGTGTATAACGATGGCCGCAAACAAGCGGATATTCCTCTCGAAGAGATTTCAGCGCACTTACACCAGCCCGATAACTTTGTCTGGGTGGCGCTGCAAGACGCCAGCGAAGAAGAATTGCGCGCCATGCAGGAGCAGTTCGGGCTGCATGAACTGGCTGTAGAGGATGTCCTTAACGGGATACAGCGGCCCAAAGTCGAGGAGTATGACGAGCACCTTTTTGTCTACCTGCAAGTGCCTGCCTACCATGGCGGGAAGGTGCATATCGGTCAGATCAGCATTTTTGTCGGACCCGATTTCGTGCTTTCGGTACGCCAGAACTGCGAACAGACCTTACTGGGGGTGCGCGAGCGCGCGGAACGGGAACCGCATCTGCTCAAATATGGCTCTGTCTATGTGATGTATGCCCTTTCGGACGCCGTTGTGGATCTCTTCTTCCCCATGGTAGATGCCCTGGATGATGAACTGGAACAACTGGAAACCGCCATGTTTCATAATCAGGAAACCCGCAAAAACATGGAGCGGCTCTACGAGATTAAATACAAGGTCAACGTGCTGCGTCACGCCCTCCTGCCCCTGGCCGATGGTTTCAGCAAACTCTACGGGGGTCGGGTTCCGGCGCTGGTGGGCGATGCCGAAAACTACTTCCGCGATGTCCATGATCACATCATGCTGCTCAACAGCCAGTTGGACTCCATGCGCGACACCATTTCCACCGCCATTCAGGTGAATCTCTCCCTC contains these protein-coding regions:
- a CDS encoding magnesium and cobalt transport protein CorA, which encodes MLINCVVYNDGRKQADIPLEEISAHLHQPDNFVWVALQDASEEELRAMQEQFGLHELAVEDVLNGIQRPKVEEYDEHLFVYLQVPAYHGGKVHIGQISIFVGPDFVLSVRQNCEQTLLGVRERAEREPHLLKYGSVYVMYALSDAVVDLFFPMVDALDDELEQLETAMFHNQETRKNMERLYEIKYKVNVLRHALLPLADGFSKLYGGRVPALVGDAENYFRDVHDHIMLLNSQLDSMRDTISTAIQVNLSLITIDHGEVNKKLAAWGAILVLTTIFTGIWGMNFKYMPELHWKFGYPLALLIMASCAIYLYRHFKKTGWI